The stretch of DNA CTCTGAGAATATAATTAATGGGGAATTTAATAATACTTAATTggcatcataaatattattatcttatcatataaattaggtcaaacttgaaatagtTTGGCTCTTcaagatttttagaatgacttataatttgggatggagagagtaagTACTCTGTatgttatgaaaatatatttcatgaccTATGTAGTGATATTAGTTTATTTTCATAAATATTGGTGTTTTTTTAAGTTAGTCGAACCTAAAATAGTTTGACTTGGAACAACTCTAAACTTAATTTGATTTAAACCGAGGGAGTACTTTGCAAATATGATAAAGATGTGGAGCATGACAAGATTGATGAGAAAGTAAATTGTATGCACTTAATTCGATTCCACGTAAGTAGTTCGGTTGGCTGTCAAACAAAGGAACATACACACTTTGCCTTTCATCTTTACAAGTACGGACTATTTGAATCCTCGCATATAATAAACAAACACACACTGACACCCAAAACATCTGTGCCATGCATGTTCACCCATGATTATATATAATAAGATGCAAGAACAGTCCAAGAATAGCAAGATATAGAGGTACTTCAAAATTCATATATATCTCATTGAAAAACTGGAAATGGGAGGTTACAAGTTCCTTTATTCACACCCTTTTCAGCCCTGCTAGCTAGCGGCAAAACAAAACCTCACAGCATCTCATGCattaaatttttttttctctcaaccTAACCAACCCATTGTGACCGGACGGTCCAAATAGGTTCCTCATATATATCTTACGATTTGTGAACACACTCTATAGCCTATACCCATGCATATATATAGGCCTGTTTGTTTGCTTGCTGCATGCCTGCGAGGCAAAGTTTACAGCCAGGCAACAAGGATCTGAACCTCAGGCCACCAAAATCCAACGCCTGGGCCAGGCAGATTCTCAGTGCACCCAGCAAACATATGCACGCGGAGAATACGTACTTAATTAGCTCTTATATTAATTTAAGACCCCTCCGTAGGATCGGAGTATTTAGTTAGTTGCATGCATGGAATcgaaatatataattaattaaggtGCAAAATTCGGGGGGTTACGTTACGGTCCAGCTGCTAGTAGCTAGCAAAATTCTCAGAGCCATATGGCGCCGGCAGCCTTGAGCATGGGCACGAGCTTGTTTGCGAGGTGCAGCGACATGATCATGTCGGTGGAGCCGACGAGCCTGCCGCCGATGAAGACGACGGGGACGACGGGCGGCGCGCGGCCGAGGCGGCGGGCGAGCTCCCGCTCCATCTCGCGGCCGCGCGGGTCCTTGTCGAGCTCGTGCACCGCCGCGCACACGCCGAGCTCGGAGATTAAGAGGCTCGTCACCGTGTGGCACATCGGGCACTGGCTCGTCGTGAAGATCACCACCGCCTTCTCCGTCGACAGTCTCGACACCCTCTCCGCCATCACGTACCCTTCTTCTTGGTTTAATTTGCCGCCGGTCAGTCGATCGATCGAgctggctatatatatatatatatatatatatctctagCTAGGTATTATGTGTAGCTGAAGTGTTTGTGGGCTAGCTAGCTATACCTGCGTGCTCTTTGTTGTTGCGAGTGCAGTGCAGGGTG from Sorghum bicolor cultivar BTx623 chromosome 8, Sorghum_bicolor_NCBIv3, whole genome shotgun sequence encodes:
- the LOC8066304 gene encoding glutaredoxin-C15; amino-acid sequence: MAERVSRLSTEKAVVIFTTSQCPMCHTVTSLLISELGVCAAVHELDKDPRGREMERELARRLGRAPPVVPVVFIGGRLVGSTDMIMSLHLANKLVPMLKAAGAIWL